Proteins encoded together in one Rhodospirillaceae bacterium window:
- the argS gene encoding arginine--tRNA ligase — translation MTSFTVQLSDIAGAVFQAQGLDPAFGQVIVSGRPDLGQFQCNGALAAAKAAKQNPRAIAEKVAEALKANPIFRDVSLAGPGFINLSVTDDYFAKAMNRVAADPRLGQPVKAKPEVVVLDYGGPNIAKPMHVGHLRAAIIGDSIRRIFKFVGNETIGDVHMGDWGLQMGMLISELEIRQPGLPYFDASFTGAYPTTSPVTLSELEEMYPKASGDCKADPARLERARLATAELQDGRPGYRAVWQHFFDISVDAMKRDYGNLGVYFDLWKGEACVNDLIPPMVEDMKKKGVAIEDKGALIIPVKEETDKQDIPPLILIKSDGAAMYGTTDLATIIDRVNCQNPDRSIYVVDHRQSLHFVQVFRAAIKAGINGKGKLFHLGYGTMNGVDGKPFKTRAGGVMRLDDLIQMMSDEAMKKLTEHGLGADYDAAERGDLAKKVGVAALQFADLSNNPIANYIFDLDRFSRFEGKTGPYLLYAAVRVKSLLKKAEAQGDRPGTILTPEEGERDLMLMLGQMPDAIDSAYAELAPNRIADFAFNLAQTFSSYYSAFHILSETDVARRHSRLALAELVLKELELCLELLGIETPERM, via the coding sequence ATGACCTCGTTTACCGTTCAACTCAGCGACATCGCCGGGGCCGTTTTCCAGGCCCAGGGTCTTGATCCGGCCTTCGGGCAGGTGATCGTCTCCGGGCGGCCCGACCTCGGCCAGTTCCAGTGCAACGGGGCGCTCGCGGCTGCGAAGGCCGCAAAGCAGAACCCGCGCGCCATCGCCGAGAAGGTGGCCGAGGCCCTGAAGGCCAATCCGATTTTCCGCGATGTCTCGCTGGCTGGACCCGGCTTCATCAATCTCAGCGTCACTGACGACTACTTTGCCAAGGCCATGAACCGTGTGGCGGCCGATCCGCGCCTCGGCCAGCCGGTAAAGGCGAAGCCCGAAGTGGTGGTGCTGGATTACGGCGGACCGAACATCGCCAAGCCCATGCATGTCGGCCATCTGCGCGCCGCGATCATCGGCGATTCCATCCGGCGCATCTTCAAGTTCGTCGGCAACGAGACCATCGGCGATGTGCATATGGGCGATTGGGGCCTGCAGATGGGCATGCTCATCTCCGAGCTCGAGATCCGCCAGCCTGGCCTCCCCTATTTCGACGCCAGCTTCACCGGTGCCTACCCCACGACAAGCCCGGTCACGTTGAGTGAACTTGAGGAGATGTATCCGAAGGCGTCGGGCGACTGCAAAGCAGACCCGGCACGGCTTGAGCGCGCGCGCCTCGCCACCGCGGAGCTGCAGGATGGAAGGCCGGGCTACCGCGCCGTGTGGCAGCACTTCTTCGACATCTCCGTCGATGCCATGAAGCGCGACTATGGCAATCTTGGCGTCTATTTCGACCTGTGGAAGGGCGAGGCCTGTGTCAACGATCTCATCCCGCCGATGGTCGAAGACATGAAGAAAAAGGGCGTCGCCATCGAGGATAAGGGCGCTCTCATCATTCCGGTAAAGGAAGAGACCGACAAGCAGGACATTCCGCCGCTCATTCTCATCAAATCCGATGGTGCGGCGATGTACGGCACCACGGACCTTGCCACCATCATCGACCGGGTCAATTGCCAGAACCCGGACCGGTCGATTTATGTCGTCGATCATCGGCAGAGCCTGCATTTCGTCCAGGTCTTCCGCGCCGCGATCAAGGCCGGAATCAATGGCAAAGGCAAGTTGTTCCATCTTGGCTACGGCACCATGAACGGCGTCGATGGCAAGCCGTTCAAGACGCGCGCCGGCGGTGTCATGCGGCTCGACGACCTTATCCAGATGATGTCGGACGAGGCGATGAAGAAGCTGACCGAGCACGGTCTCGGTGCCGATTACGACGCGGCCGAGCGCGGCGATCTCGCGAAGAAGGTCGGCGTCGCAGCGTTGCAATTCGCCGATCTCAGCAACAACCCGATTGCCAATTACATCTTCGATCTCGATCGCTTCTCGCGCTTCGAGGGCAAGACCGGCCCCTATCTGCTTTACGCCGCCGTGCGCGTGAAATCATTGCTGAAGAAGGCCGAGGCGCAAGGTGACCGGCCGGGGACGATCCTAACGCCTGAAGAAGGCGAGCGTGACCTCATGCTGATGCTGGGGCAGATGCCGGATGCGATCGATTCCGCCTATGCGGAGCTGGCGCCGAACCGGATCGCCGATTTCGCTTTCAACCTCGCGCAGACCTTCAGCAGCTATTACAGCGCCTTCCATATCCTGTCGGAAACCGATGTGGCACGGCGTCACTCACGCCTCGCTTTGGCGGAATTGGTGCTGAAGGAACTGGAACTGTGCCTGGAACTGCTGGGCATCGAGACGCCGGAACGGATGTAA
- a CDS encoding gamma-glutamylcyclotransferase, which produces MTEADRLSLSWLTDAERQASLEATLTQRPPGQPIWIFAYGSLLWKPAFAHVEARMGVLRGYHRRFCLIVRRFRGTDEAPGLMLSLDRGGLCRSVALQLDPATEMDDLHALWRREMISAAYTPRWSRIKTETGEINAIAFVSNRKHMRYLRPGTDEESVTMIARACGPVGSCAEYLHETHAHLLQLGITDRGLARMDRLVRERIAATKQQ; this is translated from the coding sequence ATGACGGAGGCTGACCGGCTGAGTCTGAGCTGGCTGACCGACGCCGAGCGTCAGGCTTCGCTGGAAGCCACGCTGACACAGCGACCGCCGGGGCAGCCGATCTGGATCTTCGCCTATGGTTCGCTGCTGTGGAAACCGGCCTTTGCCCATGTCGAGGCACGCATGGGCGTTCTACGCGGCTATCACCGGCGCTTCTGCCTGATCGTGAGACGTTTCCGCGGCACGGATGAGGCGCCGGGCCTGATGCTCTCCCTCGATCGGGGCGGCCTATGCCGCAGCGTGGCGCTACAACTCGACCCCGCAACCGAGATGGATGACCTCCACGCTCTTTGGCGACGCGAGATGATTTCCGCCGCCTACACGCCGCGCTGGTCGCGGATCAAGACCGAGACCGGTGAGATCAACGCCATCGCCTTCGTCTCCAACCGCAAGCATATGCGTTATCTGCGGCCCGGCACCGACGAGGAATCCGTCACCATGATTGCACGCGCCTGCGGCCCCGTCGGCTCCTGCGCCGAATATCTTCACGAAACCCATGCGCATCTGCTGCAACTGGGTATCACCGACCGCGGTCTTGCGCGGATGGACAGGCTGGTCCGGGAAAGAATTGCGGCGACCAAGCAGCAATAG